One part of the Amaranthus tricolor cultivar Red isolate AtriRed21 chromosome 16, ASM2621246v1, whole genome shotgun sequence genome encodes these proteins:
- the LOC130802511 gene encoding probable glycosyltransferase At5g03795, producing MGFEFLKAFQVQSRRFLWLIGLVFATILLFQSIELPKGNALWSMFSWGQVPEQQNHAFFGENSTLYPLVFSNVSSHDFSNSSMSVEQGRDGPILDGTMLSNTTERNASVIDSTKDHIALPPTYTGDFNLGFVSPSIAPSPIDLILDNVARNISIEFKSPPINSDLPPLLPPLVNVRAKKQPQKPGVFDKEVFTLSDMSELLVQNYVSPPTMIPRWASKVDEDLVLARQLIENAPPLKDDLYAPLYRNASMFQRSYELMEKMLKVYIYREGDRRIFHRPPLEGIYASEGWFMKLIEADRHFVTKRAKDAHLFYLPFSSRQLEETLYVPNSHNHKNLIQHLKDYVDMISAKYPFWNRTDGADHFLVACHDWAPSETKKYMANCIRALCNADVKEKFKFGKDVSLPETYVRKARNPLRDVGGKPLSNRKTLAFYAGNMHGYLRPILLEHWGNNKDPDMHIFEDTR from the exons ATGGGATTTGAGTTTCTAAAAGCCTTTCAAGTTCAATCTAGAAGGTTTCTCTGGCTAATTGGTTTAGTATTTGCTACTATTCTATTGTTCCAATCTATTGAACTCCCAAAGGGTAACGCTTTATGGTCCATGTTTTCTTGGGGCCAAGTCCCGGAACAGCAAAATCATGCCTTCTTCGGTGAGAACTCGACATTGTATCCACTCGTATTTAGCAATGTGAGCTCACACGATTTTTCTAATTCTTCGATGAGTGTTGAGCAAGGTCGAGATGGGCCTATACTAGACGGTACTATGCTTAGTAATACCACCGAGAGGAATGCTTCAGTAATCGATTCTACGAAAGACCATATTGCTTTACCACCAACATATACCGGAGATTTCAACTTGGGATTTGTATCGCCTTCTATTGCACCATCTCCAATAGATTTGATCCTCGATAATGTAGCTCGTAATATAAGTATCGAGTTTAAGTCTCCACCAATAAATAGTGATTTGCCTCCGTTATTGCCACCTTTAGTTAACGTTCGAGCAAAGAAACAGCCACAAAAGCCGGGTGTTTTTGACAAGGAGGTGTTTACATTGTCTGACATGAGTGAGTTATTGGTACAGAATTATGTGTCTCCGCCTACAATG ATACCACGATGGGCATCGAAAGTAGATGAAGATTTAGTTCTTGCAAGGCAATTGATTGAGAATGCACCTCCCTTGAAGGATGACCTCTATGCACCACTTTATCGCAATGCAAGCATGTTTCAAAG GAGCTATGAATTAATGGAAAAAATGCTTAAGGTCTACATATATCGGGAAGGTGATAGGCGAATTTTCCATAGACCGCCACTCGAGGGCATATATGCTTCTGAAGGATGGTTTATGAAACTGATAGAAGCAGACCGACATTTCGTCACCAAACGAGCCAAGGATGCACACCTCTTTTACCTTCCTTTCAGCTCTCGGCAGTTGGAAGAGACTCTGTACGTCCCAAATTCACATAACCATAAAAACCTTATACAACATTTAAAGGACTATGTCGATATGATTTCAGCAAAGTACCCGTTTTGGAACAGAACCGATGGTGCAGACCATTTCCTTGTTGCCTGCCATGATTGG GCACCATCGGAAACAAAGAAATACATGGCTAATTGTATTAGAGCTTTATGTAACGCCGATGTAAAAGAAAAATTCAAGTTCGGCAAAGATGTGTCTCTCCCTGAAACATACGTACGAAAAGCACGAAATCCTCTAAGAGATGTTGGTGGAAAACCACTTTCCAATAGGAAGACTTTAGCTTTCTATGCAGGAAATATGCATGGTTACCTCCGACCGATTCTTTTAGAACACTGGGGCAATAACAAAGATCCCGACATGCATATATTCG AGGATACGAGGTAA